TACACGCTTAACAAATCAAAGGCGACAAGAAAAATTTACGAATCTTTGGGGATTAGAAATTTCGATTCTCTCAGCTGAATTGTTAAACTTAAAATTCCCCGGAGTCTGGGGAATTGATTCCCAAGTATTCGTTGTTTTTCCAGTAACCTTCCATGATCAATCCTCCTCTAGGGTTTTTGATCGTAGCTTTGCCTTCCAAAAGATTGTCTTTCCAATTTCCTTCTAAAACATTTTTGTCTTTGAAGATGTATTTTCCGGGACCGTTTCTTTTCCCGTCTTTATAAAATCCTTCGAACCGATCTCCGTTGGGATAAACATAAGACCCTTCTCCATCCCGAATTCCTTCGGAATAGTTGCCTTCAAAGATTTCCTTTTCGGAATAAATGTATTTCCCCGCACCGTTGCGAACATCATTCACATACTGGCCTTCGAATTTTTGTCCGTTTTTGTAATGATAAATGCCAAGTCCGTTTTTAGAATCGTTTAAGAAAGATCCTTCGAACTCATCCTGATTCGGATAATTCAGTTTGCCGAGTCCTTCCCGATTTCCTCCGGTGAAACTACCTTCGTAAATGGATTTGGACTCCATTTCCATCTTTCCGGAACCGTTTACACATTCGCCTTCCATGCATTTGCCTTGCGCGCTTGCGCAGCTAACAAATGCAAATGAAAGAACGGATAAAAATACTCTGCTATTCATAATCGCAGAATGCAAAAATAAAAACCGGATTTTATTTAGCCACTACGTCTCTCCACCAGTTAGGGGAAGAAGAAACGATTCCTTCCTGACCATAGAGAGAATTTGCAATATTCAAAGAAGCGGCACCTGCAGGAGTTTCCACTTCATAATAATTATGACCTAACATTTCCAATTTGTTGGCGACTCGGAGTCCTTTGGATGCAAGAAAATTCTCTACTTTGTCTCTGGACCAGGAGGTTTTGAAATCAACAATGATGTTGCCCGGTAAAGCCAAGTAACTTGATCCTTGCATACTGGTGAATAATGGAGAGTATTGAATGGAGCCTGAACCGTTCAATGTTTTTGCAGCCGATACGGGACTACCCTTTGCTTTTGTCTTCCAGATACTGGCAGCTCCCGACTTCCGTAGAACAGTAGCAGTAGAGTCCAACGAACGAACACCTAATGTAGATTTGGTTTCCGTGTATTCGGCAGGCGCACCGAATTCGGCAATCAAACCGTCATGAAGTTGCAGATCTA
The nucleotide sequence above comes from Leptospira kobayashii. Encoded proteins:
- a CDS encoding MORN repeat-containing protein, producing the protein MNSRVFLSVLSFAFVSCASAQGKCMEGECVNGSGKMEMESKSIYEGSFTGGNREGLGKLNYPNQDEFEGSFLNDSKNGLGIYHYKNGQKFEGQYVNDVRNGAGKYIYSEKEIFEGNYSEGIRDGEGSYVYPNGDRFEGFYKDGKRNGPGKYIFKDKNVLEGNWKDNLLEGKATIKNPRGGLIMEGYWKNNEYLGINSPDSGEF